Proteins from one Fibrobacter sp. genomic window:
- the cmk gene encoding (d)CMP kinase, with translation MSSSENFVIALDGGSGTGKSTTAKIVAKTLGITYLDTGAMYRAVTLAALDKGLPAEEGPAMDELLSNLTLGFDSENHVLINGVSRESEIRGMKVSSNVSIYCALPSVRAAMTAQQREIGKRQSCILDGRDIGTVVFPDAKYKFFMVTDVKVRAERRYKELLEKGEKVTLEEVLQNLVERDRLDSSRANAPLKKADDAIEIDTTHISIQQQVQKILDYVGVVA, from the coding sequence ATGAGTAGTTCAGAAAATTTTGTCATCGCCCTGGACGGCGGCTCCGGCACAGGAAAAAGTACGACCGCTAAAATCGTGGCCAAGACCCTGGGTATCACCTACCTGGATACCGGCGCCATGTACCGCGCGGTGACGCTCGCCGCCCTCGACAAGGGACTGCCCGCCGAAGAGGGCCCCGCGATGGACGAACTGCTTTCCAACCTCACCCTCGGGTTCGACTCCGAAAACCACGTGCTCATCAACGGCGTCAGCCGCGAATCTGAAATCCGCGGCATGAAGGTCTCGAGCAACGTGAGCATCTACTGCGCCCTCCCGTCCGTCCGCGCCGCCATGACAGCGCAGCAGCGTGAAATCGGCAAGAGGCAGAGTTGCATTCTGGATGGCCGCGACATCGGCACGGTCGTTTTCCCCGATGCGAAGTACAAGTTTTTCATGGTGACGGACGTGAAGGTCCGCGCCGAACGCCGCTACAAGGAACTCCTTGAGAAAGGCGAAAAAGTTACCCTGGAAGAAGTCCTGCAGAATTTGGTCGAACGCGACCGTCTGGATTCTTCCCGCGCGAATGCTCCGCTCAAAAAAGCGGACGACGCTATCGAAATTGACACTACACACATCTCAATCCAACAACAGGTGCAAAAGATTCTCGACTACGTAGGTGTAGTGGCGTAG